ataagagataaccaagagtggatccggtggagacgaggatgtgttaccgaagttccttccttttgaggggaagtacgtctccgttggagcggtgtggaggcacaatgctccccaagaagccactagggccaccgtattctcctcacgccctcacacaatgcgagatgccgtgattccactattggtgcccttgaaggtggcgaccgaacctttacaaacaaggttggggcaatctccacaacttaatcggaggctcccaacaagaccacgaagcttcaccacaatggaatatggctccaaggtgacctcaaccgtatagggtgctcaaacacccaagagtaacaagatccgctagggatgagtgggggaatcaaaaatcccttggtggaagtgtagatcggggccttctcaaccactcccgagcaaattaacaaatttgattggctagagagatagatcgggcggaaatgaagcttggagtatttaatggagcttgagcaataaatggagcttgggggaggaagaggtaggtgaaaaggaggaaggggactcccttttatagtgggggcaacaatcccgttgcccccccaccaaccagccccgcacagggcggtactaccgctgagagggggcagtactaccgccaggcgacggtactgccgcgccaaccagcggtactgccgcgctgaggagacttagtagggaacggacccaaatgcggtactaccgcggtggtagggcggtactaccgctcctggaacggtactaccgccactacaatcgtgactagtgccgcaaaacccgacacgagaaaaagacctctcgaatcgaggcggtaggagtcagactacccagcggtactacggcagagGGGTCAAGGGCGttagtaccgctgtggagcggtactgccgcttgtgacccttcggccgtagtaccgtaggcagtgcggtactaccgctggggcgcgagagagagggagaagggatctctcaaggaagctgaggaccaggcggaggtgccaggcccccagcggtactactgctgtggagccacggcggtactaccgctgcaaagcggtactgccgcttgtggcttctcagcggtactaccgctgggtgcgcggtactgccgcttagacctagacagaacaaggaagagaggagagatctcttcaatggacaggaaaagctcggagggtgagaagctgatgtgtacgtgatgattccacccaagcaaaaccccagcggaccccctcttgatagtacggtgccctctacgcaactagtccaccgagaaagaaacgaaagagctacaccgtcttgaaatacactccgaggggaagaacgcgtctcgtgccaggggagaatttGTGAATTAAACAAAGCACAAGATtaatccgcaaacatgttgtcatcaatcaccaaaactacattgagagagatatgccgtaataaATTGGATGCGGTAATTCCTATGAGATTTGATGGTCTAAAAATTTGGTATTCTGATTACCAATGTGATAATTTAGAGTCAAGCACGTACGTAATTTAATATATTTGATTAATATATAGTTGTTGGAAATTTATTTAATATAAGTATTGAAAGTGCAGGTTATCGACCAGAGAGGGGTGAATGGGAGAATTTTACAAATTCGTCAAAGATGGGAGATTTTGACCAATAACATGGGGACGAGAGATGTAATAGGATGAAAACTAAATCGTCACAATGAAGCAAGACATGCACAATAATAGATACAGATTAAGAACATGCAAACATACATACAATCAGACATGCACAATAATAGATACAGATTAAGAACATGCAAGCATACATACAATCAAAACGTATGCATGATGAATTGAAGGAATGAAATGCATCAAAATGAAAGTCTTATGTTCAAAGTCGTTAGTATGCAAGACACAAATTCTTCAAGTGCAGAAGTACAAAAAGTAGAGGGTTGAGGAATTTGAAACCAGGCTGGCTCGGTGAAGATACatgatttgtttgactagttcCAGTTGTTGTATCAACTATGCGTCTGGTTAGGGAGACTGAGATTGGACTAAAAAACACTAAGTCTTCACCTTATTCCAGCTGTTGTATCAAAAGGCACTAAGTCTTCACcttattcctcttgagctaaggtcatttagaccccgcccaatcactcatggtaagtcttcaaggtagacttccaaaaccttcacaaactcgttcTATGGCACTCCCACAAATTCTTCTTGGATGcacagaccatgacacctaaccgtctggtaGAATGATGGTCTTCAAAGGTAACAGGTGTCGGATCACACAGGGTAATCTCTTTAGTGACACTCAATCACTTTGGCTTTGAGTGTTTGGGTTTTTCCTTACCCGGGGTTTTCTCAAGTTCGCCAGAGGAAGGGTTGCCCTCAAATGACACTTGTCAATCTCTCTCTTGAAGCAGCCAACTAGCTatcggttgggggggggggggctatttatagcagGGGCAACCTGCCAAGATAAGACATAAACATCCTTCGAAGATGACCATTgtcaggataaggatccactcAACAGTTGGCAATCGTGTAGCAACAGCCAGAATGACAAATTCATCAGAACTCCCATTTTCCTCACATGGTATGCAAAATCGCACTGGCGAAGTCCTAACTCTTCAGCCAGTCCAGTTTCGCcaacgaccagaagaacttcgtctctatcgttAAAGAACTCGACTACATCACAAGAGATTTCTAACGTCTTCACTCGAAAAAATAGGTATACTTTTGGGTTTGAGCATCACTTCGTAAATATGTCTATGTATCAcctagaccccctttaacagtatggtgtttcctatgactcaagtagAAAGAAATTATGAAAACAAAGTCTTCAAGCTTTCAATtcttcacatcaatttcttcaaagaTCACACTAAATTCTTCACTGAAGAAATACAATTTTAGGGGTCGTCTTTTGTCAATTAAACCAAATCTCCAAGGACTACATCTCCTGTGTACACTCAAAACACATTAGTCCTTTAATCCATTTGtctttaatactccaaaaccatcaagggggcactagatgcacttacaagtataACATGCAAGATGCTTGTTAAGGTGGATATTTTCTCGTGCATAATGACATAGTGAGTtggcatagttgcatgttgagagaattaaaTTTAGTGGGGcatgcatgatggcatgatgaggtGGCATAGTTGCATGTGAGGATAATTGAGTCAGTGGAGATTAACTATTTAGGTATATATGATATATGATTTCTCGTCGTCAATAGATCAATGTACTCTTCTCACCGATACCAAAATGTGTATCCTTCCtacatacaattttgtgcaaataacGTATTTGAAATTGCAACGAGTCCGAAGAACAAACGTAGAAAATGGCATCCACTGGTCCTTTTCACACTTGTAAAAAACCCATCCAGGATATTCGGCATGCCAGCAGTAATCACGTTTACTAACCGGTAGAGGCACGCCGACAAGTTGTTGGCCNNNNNNNNNNNNNNNNNNNNNNNNNNNNNNNNNNNNNNNNNNNNNNNNNNNNNNNNNNNNNNNNNNNNNNNNNNNNNNNNNNNNNNNNNNNNNNNNNNNNNNNNNNNNNNNNNNNNNNNNNNNNNNNNNNNNNNNNNNNNNNNNNNNNTACCGGCGGGCGGTCTACGGTTGAGATGCGAACACCGATAGGAGTAGGACATACCGAGAAGCGGTGCAGAGCGGTCGAGGTGGCTGCGCGGGCGGCAACGAGCGTAGATCCGTCGATTTGGGCGTCGACGATGGAGAATCGACCAAATTAACCGGCGACAAGGAGCGCGGCGGGTGCTACGGGGGTCAGTAGTAACGCGTGGTGGCCGATGAAGGCAAGTAGGGCAGCGTCGGAATGGATGCAACACATGGTAGGGAGGGTACGATCGAGGGGGTACTTTTACTCCTCCGGTGAGCGGTCGAGTATATTTAGGAGTCAGGCGGGCACGAACGATAAATTTTACTTAAACATTGTAAGGGATCAATTAGATGCAGTTTAGAAGAGGAAAAGTTTCCTCCCCTAACCCTAGGCGACTAGGGCAAACTTTCCCTCCAGACTTGTGAGCCGGTGGATTAGCCTCCCCTTCGCCTGCCGTTCCGGCGGCCGGTGGCGGGTAGGAGAATTTCAGTGCCTCCGCTTCATTTAGTAGCTTAGGTTAGTGTATTTTAGTCCCCACATGTGCAGAGTTCAGGCGGTTGGCAGCGCTTtttctttgagtttgtcttcgggcTTCGACCCTCCTCGAGTTTATCCGTTTGGACGAGCCGACGGAGCTCCGCGTAGATCCTGCCGTCTTCTTGGGTtagtgaggttagggtttctcgtcatgTTGCGTGACTTGGTGTCAGATGCTTCAGATCTAGCAAGGGTTCAACAGTGGTGACCGTGGCTCCAGGGCGCTGCACGTGCATTAAGACTTTCCGGCTGTCATCGACAAGGACAAGCCGGCTCCGGTAAAAAGCAGTGACAGCGACTCGTTCTGACGGTAGTACTGGTCGTTTGATGGTCTAGAAATTTAGACGTAATTTTTGTTATGTTTGAGATACTTTGTACTATAGATGATTTTTTTATAATAGATATAATTCATTTATGTTGGTAATTGTTTAGGGATCAATTAGGGACACTTAATTGGTTGGTTTGTGAGTAGTATACATGTGGTTGGTTTGTAGCGATTTTGGTCCGGTTTTTCATTGATTAACTGGACAAATCTCTttttcttaattaatcgatgaggcaaatcttttgcctccgttttgaaaaaaaggttagagcaacttcaatggggcgacccatttcgttcgctcgcgtccgtttgggtcggcgtggacaaaagtggcggcccaacgcgccgacccaaattcAAATCGTGTCCGCCTGGCGTTCGCGCCGACCGATTTCTGGCCCAAAATTGCGCctgaaatgcgtcggcgcggatgcGCCGCGCGTCTCCTCACCGTGCGCCGCGTCCTCATCTGGCGGCCACCCAACCGCCACCGGTCGTCTTATTTATGACGACCACCAAcagcgggcccacgcgtcagccagtGGAAGCGTCCTTTTTAACCACGCGTGCGGCGTGGTCGGCCTCATCCACTTCTCCCGTCCACATCTGCCCCCCACCACTCCCTTTGCTTCCTCGCCGGCGACCGCAAACCCTAGCCATGGGCCTCTTCGGCAGCATCAATGGCAAGGGCATGGGCACCCCGGCGCCTCGTCCTCCCGTgctccccttccccctcctccttctccggcggtGACACATTTCCGCCCTGGTCGCCGGCgcctgcacatcccggtgcaccaagcACGGTGGCACTGGGAGTACAGGCAGCCATTGCCGTACCCCAACAACACGCTGCCGCACCGTTGGCATCTGGATCCGCAGTGGATCCCGGTGCCGACGGTTCCTCGTACCCAACGGGCGCACGACGACGAGGTGCGCAGGCTTGCCGCAATGTCGACGCGGCTTGCCGCAATGCCGCCGCCCCAGCAGACGCCGGAGGAGGCTGCCCTGGCAGCGTACCAGGCGGCGTTCGGGTGGGCTGGCCCTGCTCcggtcttcatcgacctcaccgacGACGGCGGCGTCGACGGCAAGGGCAAGAGCAAGGCCGACGACGTCTACGGCAGCGTACCGGGCGGCAGCAGGCGGACGCGGACTTTTTTAATGTTTTATTTAATGTTTATTAGATTTAAGTGAACTTTGGCCGGGGTTTGACCGGCCActttatgtttaattatgtttatttCGTGCAACTTATTATTATTTTTCCATGGTGGCACATTTGGGTCGGCCTTCCCGTTGGGCGGTCAAGCTGGCCTATTTTAAAATGCGGACACGCACGTCCGCCTGGCCGATTCAAACGGATAAAAAACAGACAAAACGTGCATTTGTTTGGATCGCCTCGTTGGATTTGCTCTTGGAGATGCTTAGAGAAATAGAGCAGGGCGGATGGGCAGGGGATCCGGctgagaaagcgagaaaataaagaaGCGGAAAACCAGGGGAAACAGTGAAGGAAAGCAGTTGTCGCTGGTCAGAGCAGTCATCGCTCCTATTTCCACACTAGACAAAATGGGGGCAGGGCAAAGCACCAGCGCGGCGGAAACAGTACCGCGGCACAGACTGCGCCATCACCACCAGTCCATCTCGCCCCCAGCCCAGAGGCTCCTCCACTCGCCTTTCCCctcccctcctccgccgccgcctctccctcgGCGCAGCATCACCCCCTCGATCCCACGCTCCCCCGGCCAGTTCGCGGTCTCCCGCCGCGATTCCGCGCGGTGGGACGGCCGATCCGGCCGGGCCCTGTTCGTGTGGTGTGGGCACGTACTTCGCTCGGACTTGCGGGGAGAATCGGCGGCCGGATCGCACGATGGGCAGGTTGGTGGCCTGTTTGCTTCAGTTATTGCTAAATTGTGCGTGTGATTTCGTGGTAGCCATGTGAGGGCGCTTGTGCTTCCCGGAATTGCATGCGTGTCTCGCGGCTTCAGTTTGTGCTGCAGTTCGTGGAATGTGCGATCCGGTTCTAGGAGGTCCGAATATAGGTCGTTTTTGGTGAGATTTTTTCGCTAGTGGGTTTAGTGTTAGTCTACTGTCTAGTTGATCGTacaagtgttccaggtgattttaTAAGTTAGGCCAACAGAAATAAAAATGGTACTAGAGAAGATGTGATACGTTTTACTGTTTGGAAGAGAAGGGCTAGAAGGATTTATGCATCCAATGTCATGTTCATACTTCTGGACCGTGTAGCTAGTACGATCACTGGAGGCAATGTTGCTTATGGCATATATGATACAGTAATGTAGGGTTTTCTATATTTCAGTGGTTTAATTTCTGGCATGCATCATTTTTTCTGTATGACAATTCATGAACAGTGATTTCCATGTTGAACTATTGGTGAATCTTGGGTGCTATCTCGCTGATATGTGCTTGTTTACTCCTTTTTTCACAGGGATCTTCTACTGGATAGTGTGGTATTGTGCTGAAATCACCGCGGACACTCTTTTGTGATTGTCTCTGATACTGATTGGTGTATTgcgcctcttcttcttcatcatcaatgGGCATTGTGAAGGTTGCAAGTGGTGCGCCTATAGCGAAGAGTAGTTACAGCCGTGAAAACGAGGACCTTACACAAGAGGAGAGATTACTGCTTGAGAGCTTTCCTAGTCATGATTCTGCCGATGACTGCGAACATGCAGAGGTCGATTGTGAGCTTGCAATGTCTGGAGGCCAGTTGTGCAATGTGCCTTATGGGCTTTATGATCTGCCTGAGTTAAATGACATACTGTCTCTGGAGACGTGGAACTCATGTCTAACAGAAGACGATAGATTCCGTCTAGCAGCATACCTCCCGGACATGGACCAACATGACTTGTTTACAACAATGACGGAGCTCTTGAGTGGCAGTGCTATGTTCTTTGGGAGTCCACTTAGAGGTTTTTTTGACAGATTGAATGGTGGATTTTATTCTCCAGAAGTTTCTCGGGCAAGAGAATTACTGATGAACTTTCAGAGACGAAGGTATTATCATTTTCTGAAGTTGTATCATGATGGCATTGTTTGGAAGTTTGCGTGCATGGACAAGCTGTGGAGAAGAAGTCTTGTGGATACTAGTCTTGAGGAGAAGATTCACATTTGGCACAACTGGATACAAGAGAAGCTTCTCACATTTGCAGATCCAAACAGTTCTCCTTTGAATGCAAGACTATCAAATATTGGTGAGGTTGAAGCTGCCAGTTTTGCATCATTGAAGCGAGCTAAACTTATAGAAGGGACATCAAGTACCAATTGGTCAGCCAAATACAAGGAGATAGTCCATGAAGCAAAACCAGTGGAAATTAGCTCATCGAACAGTCGCATTTTTCACCTTCAAGATGTGCCAGGTGAAAAATGTAGCAAACCACCAAAAGTCGTGCTTAAAGCAAATGCCGACAGTGATTTCCTTGCTGATGGCAATGCAGGAATATGTCATACACCAGGACTGATCCCACTCGCTCAGCTGGGAGTGCAGGTCTCCACCTTTTCTCCTTATGCTTTTTCACAGCATGTACATAATTTTTCTGTGAATCCATCTTATCCTTTATACATAAACACAAGGAGAAATTCTTTAGGCAGTTCAAGCTCAAAAGCCTGGCAGTTGGAGGGTGCACTAGAAACTTACCCTATCTTGGTCAAAAGCCCATTTGGAGTCCAGCATGCTGTTTTGGAGGATCTCAAAACAGGCAACCATTCTGCAGCGTTGAGTGGGTATCAGTCAGCAGCTAATAAACCTATCACAGCATATTCAGATGAAGGAAACGACACAAGAGAATCCCTCCATGAGAAGAACCTTTTGAAGAACTTTGGTCGGCCGGGTGCCATGGTTCCTGAAAGTTCTCCTGGTCTGTATATGAGAACCGCCATTGGCCACGAGACGAACGGATTGATGAAAATGTCCAACCCAGGAAATGCTGACATTATTTCTGAGATGCTTACCCTTGGTGCAAGCACAAACCCACCTTATAACTTCCCGATGCAGTCTGAAACAGTGCTCAAACAGCATCATGATGGGCTGAAGATGAAGGCACCTCCTTTCATGAACTCTGCTACAAGAGTTGAAGGACATAGATTCCCTTACACATACGCAAGGAGGAAGCCACACAGGGCGGTCGACCTCGTGGATCCTGTTGAGACGCCGACCATGGTGGGTTCAGAGACAGCGAGTGGGCTGGCTAGCATGGCAAATGTAAAGGCGAAGGGCATCAAACTTTGAAGTTTGCGAGCAACAAACAAGGAGATCTGATTATAGAGATGGGGAGTTGGCttaacatctactccctccgttccgaattacttgtcttagatttgtctagatacggatgtatctagcattaaaatgagtctagatacatctgtatctagacaaatccaagacaagtaattcggaacggagggagtagctaacaTAGTAAATAAGGGTAATGTTTTGCTTTCTGTTGCGAAGTCGAATTGGCTGAAGCCTCCCTTTGTTACAGTATCATTCGGTATCTCAAGAGGACAAGTAGATAACAATCCTGTTAGATGAAATATGCAAAGCAGTCGAGTCTCACACCTAATTATTTCCCAATGACTCTTTGCTGCAATCATATAGTAAATTCTTATGGGCTTCAGATTTCTCTGTGATATCTATATATTTCTGATGTAGTATTATCTCTTTTCTCAATTTTCGTTCCGTTCAGTCAACACAGTCTCTAATATATGTTAGCCATTTATGTGAAATGTAATTGTACTCAACTTTGACGAAAAATGAAAACTGGCAGCGTAGTTTCTACGTGACAAGCAAATTGACAAGTGTGCTATACTTCATTACAATCTATGTATGACTGAATTTTCACAGATTCGTCGGTTCAGAATTCGAGATTTGAAATTTGAAATTCGTGTTATCTCTAGCATCAACCAGAGAGGATACTAAAGTATAAACCAAACCATGCCACCATCTTATATTACCATATCAATGGATTAAGGCATATGCCAAAGAAAAAACTTGAATAAAATCATATTATACCCTGAATTCTTTTTATGTTGCGCGATCCAAAAGGAAGATGAAGCCGAAATAGGGTTTCCTCCTGctttctctccctaataataaagcacggattgactttgtcgggtttACCGTCACAATACgaattttttggaatagcagaggtcttaaggacttggctaagAGAAGGTTTCTAGTTGATGCTTCGATAGAACACAAGTTGGATTTTATCGCTATTTCTGAGATTGGTAGGGACAACTTCACACCCCAGTTTCTGAGTACTCTATCGGGAGGTGTGGACTTTGATTGGCATTGTCTGCCTCCAAGAGGAAGATCCGGTGGGATTCTACTTGGGGTCAAGTGTGACTCCTTAGAAGTCCGGGATGTGGTTATGGGTGATTTTGCGGCTAAGTTTAGGGTCAGATCGAAGACTGATGGGTTTCGTTGGGCcttggtggcggtatatggtgccgcgCAGTCTGAATTCAAACCAGACTTTTTGGCGGATTTAGTCCGTATTTGTGGTAGCGAGCAGCTCCCAATTCTAGTTGGGGTGATTTCAATATTATCCGTAGACGGGATGAAAACAACAgtgataactttgacggcagatggtcgttcatgttcaatactatcattgaaagcttggatcttagAGAGATAGAGCTATCTGGTCGAAAATTCACTTGGGCCAATTCATTACCAACCCCGACGTTTGAGAAGCTGGATCGTGTCCTCGCTAGCGTCGAATGGGAACAGAAATTTCCCCTGGTAACGGTCCATGCGTTATCCCGAGCCGTTTCCGACCATACTCCATTGCTCGTTGACTCAGGAGAGGCAACGCATGTGGGGAACAAGAACACGTTCTCTTTCGAATTAGCGTGGTTTGAGAGAGAAGGGTTCATAGATCTGATAGCCAGAGAATGGGCTAAGGATTCGGGTGGGAGGTCGAATGTTGACAGATGGCAAAACAAaataagacatctaaggcaattctTACGTGGATGGGCTAAACATTTAAGTGGAAtttataagattgaaaaggatagactccttGACCTTATTCAATCCCTAGACGTAAAGGCCGAATCCTCCATTCTAGATACCAGAGAGCTGGAAACTAAAATGGAGGCGGAGTTACGACTGAAAGAGCTTCTTCGAGAGGAGGAATTTAGTGGGCATTGCGTGCAGAAGTCCGCAAAATCGTCAAAGGGGACGATAATATCCAATTCTTCCACATGATTGCAAATGGCAAACATCgaaagaagagaatctttcagCTCGAGCAGGATGAGGGGACGATTTTAGGGcaggaaaatttaaaattatacatCACGAACTATTATAAACAGTtgtttgggcctccagaggataaTTTCGTTTCCTTGGATGAGTCGAGGATAGAGGGTGTCCCTCAGCTTGTTGTTGATGAGAATGAAATTTTAACCGCCCCGttttcggagaaagaggtgtttgaggctatATCACAAATGAAGAATAATAAAGCTCCAGGCCCGGATGGTTTTCCGACGGAGTTCTACAAGAAGTGTTGGCACATTATCAAAGGGGACTTGATCCCGTTGTTCCATGATTTATTCAGTGGGCAATTACAGTTGTCTCACTTAAATTATGGAACAATAactttgcttcctaagaaaacagacgCCATGCGGATCGAGTAATTCAGgccaatctgtcttcttaatgtcagcttcaagattttcaccaaGGTGGGGACGAATAGGCTTACACAGATTGCGTGTACTGCGGTGCAGCCTTCCCAAACTGCTTTTATGCCGGACAGAAACATTCTAGAAGGGGTTGTAGTTCTGCATGAAACACTCCATGAGATCCACACAAAAAAACTAGATGAGgtggttttcaaagtggattttgaaaaggcgtatgataaagtcaaatggcccttCTTTCAACAGGCTTTGCGCATGAAAGGATATGATCAGGCCTGGAGGAACTAGGTTGATTCTTTCACGTAAAAAGGGAGTGTTGGTATTAAAATGAATGACGACGtaggtcactatttccagacacacaaaggcCTGAGGCAAGGTGACCCGATGTCACCGATTCTTTTCAACATTGTAGTTGACATGTTGACAATCTTAATAGGAAGGGCGAAGGAGAATGGCCAAGTAGGTGGCCTAGTTCCGCATCTAGTAGATGGCGGGGTGTCAATCCTTCAGTACGCTGATGGcactatcatcttcatggagcacgATCTGGCTAAAGCAAGAaacatgaagcttgtgttatgTTTGTTCGAGCAATTAtcggggttaaagattaacttccataaaagtgaattgttctgttttggaagAGCCAAAGATGAACAAGATGCGTACAAACAATTGTTCGGATGCGAATTGGGATCTCTATCCTTCACTTATT
This portion of the Triticum dicoccoides isolate Atlit2015 ecotype Zavitan chromosome 7A, WEW_v2.0, whole genome shotgun sequence genome encodes:
- the LOC119329693 gene encoding uncharacterized protein LOC119329693 produces the protein MGIVKVASGAPIAKSSYSRENEDLTQEERLLLESFPSHDSADDCEHAEVDCELAMSGGQLCNVPYGLYDLPELNDILSLETWNSCLTEDDRFRLAAYLPDMDQHDLFTTMTELLSGSAMFFGSPLRGFFDRLNGGFYSPEVSRARELLMNFQRRRYYHFLKLYHDGIVWKFACMDKLWRRSLVDTSLEEKIHIWHNWIQEKLLTFADPNSSPLNARLSNIGEVEAASFASLKRAKLIEGTSSTNWSAKYKEIVHEAKPVEISSSNSRIFHLQDVPGEKCSKPPKVVLKANADSDFLADGNAGICHTPGLIPLAQLGVQVSTFSPYAFSQHVHNFSVNPSYPLYINTRRNSLGSSSSKAWQLEGALETYPILVKSPFGVQHAVLEDLKTGNHSAALSGYQSAANKPITAYSDEGNDTRESLHEKNLLKNFGRPGAMVPESSPGLYMRTAIGHETNGLMKMSNPGNADIISEMLTLGASTNPPYNFPMQSETVLKQHHDGLKMKAPPFMNSATRVEGHRFPYTYARRKPHRAVDLVDPVETPTMVGSETASGLASMANVKAKGIKL